A region from the Francisella orientalis FNO12 genome encodes:
- a CDS encoding RimK family alpha-L-glutamate ligase: MNYLEQGYYACLLAHSNKDTIIPTVETLNSISHFEETPLSNLINSREHKALNALNTNLLAIKIFFGIANLQGTEKIAKRIFEKYPTPILEVTLEKQNSLWKIKTIKIGHISSLNDNEQTIFANALNNFSSKVWRKRKIKKNYSYDLGIYTDLITKDDYMSLLEYDGLFIITTTSINHYSYSFSKKAEDNNLVVIDDTKSITCCTNKVYLHNLMIKNKILTQEGKLIFKDDSFAAEELISELGLPIVLKIPDSSFSKGVKKANSAEELKQILDIMLEQSSIIIAQKYYYTDFDWRTGILNNKPIYACKYFMAKGHWQITNHNKKTTQHGNSEAFAIHQVDKSVLRIALKAAKTIGNGLYGIDIKVVDNKPIIIEINDNPSLDSDIEDTYIGDQLYTTIMLEFLNRMNYKKLPYANI, from the coding sequence ATGAATTATCTTGAGCAAGGCTATTATGCTTGTCTTTTGGCACACTCAAATAAAGATACTATTATACCTACTGTTGAAACACTCAACAGTATTAGTCACTTTGAGGAAACTCCGTTATCTAACTTAATTAATAGTAGAGAACACAAAGCGCTAAATGCTTTAAATACAAACCTATTAGCTATTAAGATTTTCTTTGGAATAGCTAACCTACAAGGTACAGAAAAAATTGCTAAAAGGATATTTGAAAAATATCCAACACCAATATTAGAAGTAACTTTAGAGAAGCAAAACTCATTATGGAAAATAAAAACTATTAAGATTGGACATATTTCCTCTCTAAATGATAATGAGCAGACTATATTTGCAAATGCTCTTAACAATTTTAGTAGCAAAGTTTGGCGTAAACGAAAAATCAAAAAAAATTATTCTTATGATTTAGGTATTTATACTGATCTAATTACCAAAGATGATTATATGAGTCTGCTTGAATATGACGGACTTTTCATCATAACAACAACATCTATTAATCACTATAGTTATAGTTTTTCTAAAAAAGCTGAGGACAATAACTTAGTAGTTATTGATGATACAAAATCCATAACTTGCTGTACCAACAAGGTTTATTTACATAACCTAATGATTAAAAATAAAATACTAACCCAGGAAGGTAAACTTATTTTTAAAGATGATAGCTTTGCAGCTGAAGAATTAATCAGTGAGTTAGGTCTTCCTATAGTTTTGAAAATTCCAGATAGTTCATTTTCAAAGGGTGTTAAAAAAGCTAATTCGGCAGAGGAGCTCAAGCAAATTCTAGATATCATGCTTGAACAATCTTCGATCATAATAGCTCAAAAATATTACTATACTGATTTTGACTGGCGTACTGGTATATTAAACAATAAGCCAATATATGCGTGTAAATATTTCATGGCGAAAGGCCATTGGCAAATAACCAATCATAATAAGAAAACTACTCAGCATGGAAACTCTGAAGCATTTGCTATCCATCAAGTTGATAAATCTGTGCTAAGAATAGCTCTTAAAGCTGCAAAAACTATCGGCAATGGACTATATGGTATTGATATAAAAGTTGTAGACAATAAACCTATTATCATAGAAATCAATGACAATCCATCTTTAGACTCTGATATTGAAGATACTTATATTGGCGACCAACTCTATACAACTATAATGCTAGAGTTTCTAAATAGAATGAACTACAAGAAGTTACCTTATGCAAATATCTAA